The following are encoded together in the Xanthomonas sacchari genome:
- a CDS encoding DUF485 domain-containing protein: MSLSNDALIAKIDANPKYHALKRQRNALGWTLTVLMLLAYFGFIGLIAFDKAFLAQPMGSGVTTIGIPIAIGVMVFTIAITAIYVRRANTVYDQLTAAILEDARQ, translated from the coding sequence ATGAGCCTCTCCAACGACGCGCTGATCGCCAAGATCGACGCCAATCCGAAGTACCACGCGCTCAAGCGCCAGCGCAACGCGCTGGGCTGGACGCTGACCGTCCTGATGTTGCTGGCCTACTTCGGCTTCATCGGTCTGATCGCCTTCGACAAGGCCTTCCTGGCCCAGCCGATGGGCAGCGGCGTCACCACCATTGGCATCCCGATCGCGATCGGGGTGATGGTCTTCACCATCGCCATCACCGCGATCTACGTGCGCCGCGCCAACACCGTGTACGACCAGCTGACCGCCGCCATCCTCGAGGACGCCCGCCAATGA
- a CDS encoding sulfotransferase family protein, with protein MTSLDTPAMPSLPDLLAALEAGQAQTLEHGARAYLRQHPDDVLASSLLAMSLQMQGQPAPAAAVYRRLAEREPHEVAHWNNLGTALREAGDPGPAGEAYLRARALAPDDPLPHHNLGLLAMDAGDYAAAREHLLDAHALAPQAPPLCVHAAMACHECGDFQRVQALIADWRQWPPLDPDTTVELAWLLSQGGETDTACALLRACAEEPMAQPTRAWSRLVLVLERANRLPQAREAAAQLPPPERIDDPDVRQDAANALAVLAMREGHWEQAHALLRGLLADGSAVDRRKQSNLFFALARVCDRLGRYDEALDACVQGHAGQVEGLAALVPELAAADAPPLPVAQSRWDPVRHAAARPVTAPAMADSPIFVVGFPRSGTTLLEQMLDAHPQLVAMDERPFLQGLADRLEARGVAWPDGLGELDDAACDALRAEYWQAVRGVVQLQPGQRLVDKNPLNLLRLPLIRRLFPEAPVILALRHPCDVLLSCYMQAFRSPAFALLCASLPRLARGYADAMDFWLYHAALLQPRVLELRYEDLVADPQAQVARLGQFLQLQQPERLLEFQRHAQGKGFISTPSYAQVVEGINRKALDRWHAYRDAFAPVLPVLQPFLQRWDYRAT; from the coding sequence ATGACCTCCCTGGACACCCCCGCGATGCCCTCGCTCCCGGACCTGCTGGCGGCGCTGGAGGCCGGGCAGGCGCAGACGCTCGAACACGGTGCCCGCGCCTACCTGCGGCAGCACCCCGACGATGTCCTGGCCAGCAGCCTGCTGGCGATGAGCCTGCAGATGCAGGGCCAGCCGGCGCCGGCCGCCGCCGTGTACCGCAGGCTCGCCGAGCGCGAGCCGCATGAGGTGGCGCACTGGAACAACCTCGGCACGGCGCTGCGCGAGGCCGGTGACCCCGGCCCGGCAGGCGAGGCCTATCTGCGCGCCCGCGCGCTGGCGCCGGACGATCCGCTGCCGCACCACAACCTCGGCCTGCTGGCGATGGACGCCGGCGACTACGCCGCGGCCCGTGAACACCTGCTCGACGCGCATGCGCTGGCGCCGCAGGCCCCGCCGCTGTGCGTGCACGCGGCGATGGCCTGCCACGAATGCGGCGACTTCCAGCGCGTGCAGGCGCTGATCGCCGACTGGCGGCAGTGGCCGCCGCTGGATCCGGACACCACCGTGGAACTGGCCTGGCTGCTGTCGCAGGGCGGCGAGACCGACACGGCCTGCGCTCTGCTGCGCGCCTGCGCCGAGGAGCCAATGGCGCAGCCGACGCGGGCCTGGTCGCGACTGGTGCTGGTGCTCGAACGCGCCAACCGCCTGCCGCAGGCGCGCGAGGCGGCCGCGCAACTGCCGCCGCCGGAACGGATCGACGACCCCGACGTGCGCCAGGACGCCGCCAATGCGCTGGCGGTGCTGGCCATGCGCGAGGGTCACTGGGAGCAGGCGCACGCGCTGCTGCGCGGGCTGCTGGCCGACGGCAGCGCCGTCGACCGGCGCAAGCAGAGCAACCTGTTCTTCGCCCTGGCGCGGGTCTGCGACCGCCTGGGCCGTTACGACGAGGCGCTGGATGCGTGCGTGCAGGGCCATGCCGGTCAGGTCGAGGGCCTGGCCGCGCTGGTGCCGGAACTGGCGGCGGCGGACGCACCGCCGCTGCCGGTCGCGCAGTCCCGCTGGGATCCGGTGCGCCATGCCGCGGCGCGGCCGGTAACCGCGCCGGCCATGGCGGACTCGCCGATCTTCGTGGTCGGCTTCCCGCGCTCGGGCACCACCTTGCTGGAACAGATGCTCGACGCCCACCCGCAGCTGGTGGCGATGGACGAGCGGCCGTTCCTGCAGGGGCTGGCCGACCGCCTGGAGGCGCGCGGCGTGGCCTGGCCAGATGGCCTGGGCGAGCTCGACGATGCCGCCTGTGACGCGCTGCGCGCCGAGTACTGGCAGGCGGTGCGCGGGGTGGTGCAGCTGCAGCCGGGCCAGCGCCTGGTCGACAAGAACCCGTTGAACCTGCTGCGCCTGCCGCTGATCCGGCGTCTGTTCCCGGAGGCGCCGGTGATCCTGGCGCTGCGCCACCCCTGCGACGTGCTGTTGAGCTGCTACATGCAGGCGTTCCGCTCGCCGGCCTTCGCCCTGCTGTGTGCCAGCCTGCCGCGGCTGGCGCGCGGCTATGCCGACGCGATGGACTTCTGGCTCTACCACGCCGCCTTGCTGCAGCCGCGCGTGCTGGAGTTGCGCTACGAGGATCTGGTGGCCGACCCGCAGGCGCAGGTGGCGCGGCTGGGGCAGTTCCTGCAGCTGCAGCAGCCGGAGCGGCTGCTGGAGTTCCAGCGGCACGCGCAGGGCAAGGGCTTCATCAGCACGCCAAGCTACGCGCAGGTGGTGGAAGGCATCAACCGCAAGGCCCTGGACCGCTGGCACGCTTATCGCGACGCGTTCGCGCCGGTGCTGCCGGTGCTGCAACCGTTTCTGCAACGCTGGGACTATCGCGCTACCTGA
- a CDS encoding TonB-dependent receptor → MATLPATLYAQSATPAASASGDAPVTLDKLTVTGSLVRRVDVETASPVAVVDRQQIQQSGKQTLGDLLQALPGIAGAATNPQVNNGGGDGASTISLRGLGDQRTLILIDGHRIQNNDVNSIPANMIDHVEVLKVGASAMYGSDAIGGVVNFILRKNFEGGEVSANYGQTSRGDGARQGGSFTFGKTWDRGNVVVGLDYNKQKDVSSANRAFSKYAMYLSSGSVYKGGSSRTPSGYYKLPAATLAANGCSANGALTSNGSGGYKCYSSSADAYNYQAQNLLLTPQQRVGGFVLGSFNITDSMQAYVNAYHNHTMSNFAIAPLPFDAQNDGITIAANNPYNPFGVEFGPNGYEFRSRFTTLGQREGFYDTATDQDVIGLKGGIGDSSWVWDTNFNYGHYRQRNWSHGYVDYAALQTAIDSGQVNIFDQNNANTIAWLKSNESIPRQETTTIMRQWEASANGSLWEMPAGAAQLAVGALYRKETLNSTVSANALINSDNTCAVSSEACSSPLSGSFNVKEAYAQLFVPVLEQSSPVGALNLTLSDRYSDYSSVRSGNNSASFQVEWRPIHDLMVRGTAAQVFRAPTISDIYQGPTADSPNFVDPCIGYSGSGHANACAGVPAGWNGSGLSQTNGIVSGSSYVGYQLKPEKGTSFDYGLVYSPEYVPGLSVNLDWWKVKLNDLIQSISAQTVADLCYNDDNSPYCSYIHRYAAGTVSAGNINYIQTPVVNIGKLNTQGIDLGANYVLPETAFGKFTVAVDSTYLHRYDIDTGDTVVHMAGRYNSSYGNYTHWRAHAQVGWKLGNWDASWTTRWIGKVQVGSGDLTQNMSADAAIKGVVLDYGSYMYHNLQVGYDMAGANLRLDLGVDNLTNKQPPVMYQNNVLNANTDVSTYDTLGRYYWMRATYRF, encoded by the coding sequence ATGGCGACGCTTCCCGCCACGCTCTATGCGCAGAGCGCCACGCCGGCGGCGTCCGCGTCCGGCGACGCGCCGGTGACGCTGGACAAGCTCACCGTCACCGGTTCGCTGGTGCGCCGTGTGGATGTGGAGACCGCCAGCCCGGTCGCCGTGGTCGATCGCCAGCAGATCCAGCAGAGCGGCAAGCAGACCCTGGGCGACCTGCTGCAGGCGCTGCCCGGCATCGCCGGCGCCGCGACCAACCCGCAGGTCAACAACGGCGGCGGCGACGGCGCCTCGACCATCTCCCTGCGCGGCCTCGGCGACCAGCGCACGCTGATCCTGATCGACGGCCACCGCATCCAGAACAACGACGTCAACTCGATCCCGGCCAACATGATCGACCACGTCGAAGTGCTGAAGGTCGGCGCCTCGGCGATGTACGGCTCCGACGCGATCGGCGGCGTGGTCAACTTCATCCTGCGCAAGAATTTCGAAGGCGGCGAAGTCTCGGCCAACTACGGTCAGACCAGCCGCGGCGACGGCGCGCGCCAGGGCGGCAGCTTCACCTTCGGCAAGACCTGGGACCGCGGCAACGTCGTAGTCGGCCTGGACTACAACAAGCAGAAGGACGTCTCCAGCGCCAACCGCGCGTTCTCCAAATACGCGATGTACCTGTCCAGCGGCAGCGTCTACAAGGGCGGTTCCAGCCGCACGCCCAGCGGCTACTACAAGCTGCCGGCGGCGACCCTGGCGGCCAACGGCTGCAGCGCCAACGGCGCGCTGACCAGCAACGGCAGCGGCGGCTACAAGTGCTACAGCTCCTCGGCCGACGCCTACAACTACCAGGCGCAGAACCTGCTGCTGACCCCGCAGCAGCGCGTCGGCGGCTTCGTGCTCGGCAGCTTCAACATCACCGACTCGATGCAGGCGTACGTCAACGCCTACCACAACCACACCATGTCGAACTTCGCGATCGCGCCGCTGCCGTTCGACGCGCAGAACGACGGCATCACCATCGCCGCCAACAACCCGTACAACCCGTTCGGCGTGGAGTTCGGCCCCAACGGCTACGAGTTCCGTTCGCGCTTCACCACCCTGGGCCAGCGCGAAGGCTTCTACGACACCGCCACCGACCAGGACGTGATCGGCCTGAAGGGCGGCATCGGCGACAGCAGCTGGGTGTGGGACACCAACTTCAACTACGGTCACTACCGCCAGCGCAACTGGAGCCACGGCTACGTCGACTACGCCGCGCTGCAGACCGCGATCGACAGCGGGCAGGTCAACATCTTCGACCAGAACAACGCCAACACCATCGCCTGGCTGAAGAGCAACGAATCGATTCCGCGCCAGGAAACCACCACGATCATGCGCCAGTGGGAAGCCAGCGCCAACGGCAGCCTGTGGGAAATGCCGGCCGGCGCCGCGCAGCTGGCGGTGGGCGCGCTGTACCGCAAGGAGACCCTGAACTCCACGGTGTCGGCCAATGCACTGATCAACAGCGACAACACCTGCGCGGTCTCCTCCGAAGCATGCTCCTCGCCGCTGAGCGGCAGCTTCAACGTCAAGGAGGCATACGCCCAGCTGTTCGTGCCGGTGCTGGAGCAGTCCTCGCCGGTCGGCGCGCTCAACCTGACCCTGAGCGACCGCTACTCCGACTACAGCAGCGTGCGCTCGGGCAACAACAGCGCCTCGTTCCAGGTGGAGTGGCGTCCGATCCACGACCTGATGGTGCGCGGCACCGCGGCGCAGGTGTTCCGTGCGCCGACGATCAGCGACATCTACCAGGGCCCGACCGCCGACTCGCCGAACTTCGTCGACCCGTGCATCGGCTACAGCGGCAGCGGCCACGCCAATGCCTGCGCCGGCGTGCCGGCCGGCTGGAACGGCTCGGGCTTGTCGCAGACCAACGGCATCGTGTCCGGGTCCAGCTACGTCGGTTATCAGCTCAAGCCGGAGAAGGGCACCTCCTTCGACTACGGCCTGGTCTACAGCCCCGAGTACGTGCCGGGCCTGTCGGTCAATCTCGACTGGTGGAAGGTCAAGCTCAACGACCTGATCCAGTCGATCTCCGCGCAGACCGTGGCAGACCTCTGCTACAACGACGACAACAGCCCTTACTGCAGCTACATCCACCGCTATGCCGCGGGCACCGTCAGCGCCGGCAACATCAACTACATCCAGACGCCGGTGGTGAACATCGGCAAGCTCAACACCCAGGGCATCGACCTCGGCGCCAACTACGTGCTGCCGGAGACCGCGTTCGGCAAGTTCACCGTGGCCGTGGACAGCACCTACCTGCACCGCTACGACATCGACACCGGGGACACGGTGGTGCACATGGCCGGCCGCTACAACTCGTCCTACGGCAACTACACGCACTGGCGCGCGCACGCCCAGGTCGGCTGGAAGCTGGGCAACTGGGATGCGAGCTGGACCACGCGCTGGATCGGCAAGGTGCAGGTCGGCAGTGGCGACCTGACCCAGAACATGTCCGCCGATGCGGCGATCAAGGGCGTGGTGCTGGACTACGGCAGCTACATGTACCACAACCTGCAGGTGGGCTACGACATGGCCGGGGCCAACCTGCGCCTGGACCTGGGCGTGGACAACCTGACCAACAAGCAGCCGCCGGTCATGTACCAGAACAACGTATTGAACGCGAACACCGACGTGAGCACCTACGACACGCTCGGCCGCTACTACTGGATGCGGGCTACCTACCGCTTCTGA
- a CDS encoding DcaP family trimeric outer membrane transporter, protein MSNRIASLARRPLAAALLVALVAPGAAFAQGKPSAREQALETRVAELERQVQQLLSAQQQQQGQIAQTQTEVAAVRSTQAALPPPPPAPPAGKAPIQVTTITPGATPGTTFKVGGFIKADFLATRTGDGQLADDATGRALYLPGQTPVGGAKSGTDYNAHAKFSRINFGVDSVTEGGNKAGALVELDFFGNSLGTQTATNTYGATLRHAYMYWNHWLAGQTWSNFMDPAALPEAADFIGPTDGVVFVRQAQLRYTNGGFSIALENPETTLYTRSVAGVVSTASSDRGALPDLTVRYGWKGDWGSFGVAGVVGQQKVDNRATGADASKASGGLTLGGKWVASDSDSLFYQLTGGEGIGRYIGLGITQNAVYDAADRDLDTVGVVAGYVGWRHAFSPKLRTNLIYARSDYDNDTALTGLAVTKSVQSIRGNVFYSPLPKVDIGAELMYGKREIESGATGDITRLQFTTKYSF, encoded by the coding sequence ATGAGCAACCGCATCGCATCCTTGGCGCGTCGCCCGTTGGCGGCGGCGCTGTTGGTGGCCCTGGTCGCGCCCGGCGCGGCCTTCGCCCAAGGCAAACCGTCGGCGCGCGAACAGGCGCTGGAGACCCGCGTGGCCGAGTTGGAGCGGCAGGTGCAGCAACTGCTGTCCGCGCAGCAACAGCAGCAGGGGCAGATCGCGCAGACCCAGACCGAGGTCGCCGCGGTCCGCTCGACACAGGCCGCGTTGCCGCCGCCACCCCCGGCACCGCCGGCCGGCAAGGCGCCGATCCAGGTGACCACCATCACCCCGGGGGCGACACCCGGCACCACCTTCAAGGTCGGCGGGTTCATCAAGGCCGACTTCCTGGCCACCCGCACCGGCGACGGCCAGCTCGCCGACGATGCCACCGGCCGCGCGCTGTACCTGCCCGGGCAGACCCCGGTGGGCGGGGCCAAGTCCGGCACCGACTACAACGCGCATGCCAAGTTCTCGCGGATCAACTTCGGCGTGGACAGCGTCACCGAAGGCGGCAACAAGGCCGGTGCGCTGGTGGAACTGGATTTCTTCGGCAATTCACTGGGCACCCAGACCGCCACCAACACCTACGGCGCGACCCTGCGCCACGCCTACATGTACTGGAACCACTGGCTGGCCGGCCAGACCTGGTCCAACTTCATGGATCCGGCGGCGCTGCCGGAAGCGGCCGACTTCATCGGCCCCACCGACGGTGTGGTGTTCGTGCGCCAGGCGCAGCTGCGCTACACCAACGGCGGCTTCAGCATCGCCCTGGAGAACCCCGAAACCACCCTGTACACGCGCAGCGTGGCCGGCGTGGTCAGCACCGCCAGTTCCGACCGCGGCGCGCTGCCGGACCTGACCGTGCGCTACGGCTGGAAGGGCGACTGGGGCAGCTTCGGCGTGGCCGGCGTGGTCGGCCAGCAGAAGGTCGACAACCGCGCCACCGGCGCCGACGCCAGCAAGGCGTCCGGCGGTCTGACCCTGGGCGGCAAGTGGGTGGCCAGCGACAGCGACAGCCTGTTCTACCAGCTCACCGGCGGCGAGGGCATCGGCCGCTACATCGGCCTGGGCATCACCCAGAACGCGGTGTACGACGCGGCCGACCGCGACCTCGACACGGTCGGGGTGGTTGCCGGCTACGTCGGCTGGCGCCACGCGTTCTCGCCCAAGCTGCGCACCAACCTGATCTACGCGCGCAGCGACTACGACAACGACACCGCGCTCACCGGCCTGGCCGTGACCAAGAGCGTGCAGAGCATCCGCGGCAACGTCTTCTACTCGCCGCTGCCCAAGGTCGATATCGGCGCCGAGCTGATGTACGGCAAGCGCGAGATCGAAAGCGGCGCCACGGGCGACATCACCCGCCTGCAGTTCACCACCAAGTACAGCTTCTGA
- a CDS encoding 2OG-Fe(II) oxygenase: MNQTDLRHYVRVYDAALDPGFCAQLIAQFEQTAAQHRRNGAGERAGLDDSAWTELNVTRLADPAFQGFFIEQVRAALARYNADLGLTAEVPWRPRLADLRIKRYRADAGERFQPHFDACDAETGRYLVFLWYLNDVAEGGHTRFLDLDLEVAPRAGRLLVFPPYWMFLHAGLPPRSGDKYILSTYLEFTAKPA, encoded by the coding sequence ATGAACCAGACCGACCTGCGCCACTACGTCCGCGTCTACGACGCGGCACTGGATCCTGGCTTCTGCGCACAGCTCATCGCGCAGTTCGAGCAGACCGCCGCCCAGCACCGCCGCAACGGCGCTGGCGAGCGCGCAGGGCTGGACGACAGCGCCTGGACCGAACTCAACGTCACCCGGCTCGCCGATCCGGCGTTCCAGGGTTTTTTCATCGAACAGGTGCGTGCGGCGCTGGCCCGCTACAACGCCGATCTCGGTCTGACTGCCGAGGTGCCGTGGCGCCCACGCCTGGCCGACCTGCGGATCAAGCGCTACCGCGCCGATGCCGGCGAACGCTTCCAGCCGCACTTCGACGCCTGCGACGCGGAGACCGGCCGTTACCTGGTGTTCCTGTGGTATCTCAACGACGTGGCCGAGGGCGGGCACACCCGCTTCCTCGACCTGGACCTGGAGGTCGCGCCGCGCGCCGGCCGCCTGCTGGTGTTCCCGCCGTACTGGATGTTCCTGCACGCGGGCCTGCCGCCACGCAGCGGCGACAAGTACATCCTGTCCACCTATCTCGAATTCACCGCCAAGCCGGCCTGA
- a CDS encoding response regulator transcription factor, with amino-acid sequence MPTLLIADDHPLFREALRGAVQRVMPGVQLYEADSVEALYALADRHADADLLLMDLNMPGAQGFSALVHMRALHPQLPVVVVSAREEPTVMRRALDHGAFGFIPKSADSDTIGLALGTVLDGEHWAPPEAHNVPPTDRAEREVGQRLRELTPQQFRVLQMLGAGSLNKQIAYDLGVSEATIKAHVTAILRKLGVTNRTQAVLLAGKLAIDSDAIVLPPEED; translated from the coding sequence ATGCCCACCCTGCTGATCGCCGACGACCATCCCCTGTTCCGCGAGGCGCTGCGTGGGGCGGTGCAGCGGGTGATGCCGGGGGTGCAGTTGTACGAGGCCGACAGCGTCGAGGCGCTGTATGCGCTGGCCGATCGCCACGCCGATGCCGATCTGCTGCTGATGGATCTCAACATGCCCGGTGCGCAGGGCTTCAGTGCGCTGGTGCACATGCGTGCGCTGCATCCGCAGTTGCCGGTGGTGGTGGTGTCCGCGCGCGAGGAGCCGACGGTGATGCGGCGCGCGCTGGACCACGGCGCGTTCGGCTTCATTCCCAAGTCGGCCGACTCGGACACCATCGGCCTGGCCCTGGGCACGGTGCTGGACGGCGAGCACTGGGCGCCGCCGGAAGCGCACAACGTGCCGCCCACCGACCGCGCCGAGCGCGAGGTCGGGCAGCGCCTGCGCGAACTGACCCCGCAGCAGTTCCGGGTGCTGCAGATGCTCGGCGCCGGCAGCCTCAACAAGCAGATCGCCTACGACCTGGGCGTGTCCGAGGCCACCATCAAGGCGCACGTCACCGCGATCCTGCGCAAGCTCGGCGTCACCAACCGCACCCAGGCGGTGCTGCTGGCCGGCAAGCTGGCCATCGACAGCGACGCCATCGTGCTGCCGCCGGAAGAGGACTGA
- the mntP gene encoding manganese efflux pump MntP, whose amino-acid sequence MSFLSILLLGIAMSTDAFAAAVGKGAAMQRPRWADALRAGLIFGCIEALTPALGWVLGQAASKYVVAFDHWIAFGLLGALGVHMIVAGLKPESDTPEEAAPKRHGFWNLAATGLATSIDAMAVGVGLAFLDVNIVEVAAIIGLCTLTMVTLGIMLGRALGALAGKRAEIVGGALLIAIGCTILFEHLHGAG is encoded by the coding sequence ATGTCGTTTCTTTCGATCCTCCTGCTCGGCATCGCCATGTCGACCGACGCCTTCGCCGCCGCGGTCGGCAAGGGCGCGGCGATGCAACGCCCGCGCTGGGCCGACGCGCTGCGCGCCGGCCTGATCTTCGGCTGCATCGAGGCACTGACCCCGGCGCTGGGCTGGGTGCTCGGCCAGGCCGCCTCCAAGTACGTGGTCGCCTTCGATCACTGGATCGCCTTCGGCCTGCTCGGCGCGCTGGGCGTGCACATGATCGTCGCCGGCCTCAAGCCGGAGTCCGACACGCCCGAGGAGGCCGCGCCCAAGCGCCACGGCTTCTGGAATCTGGCCGCCACCGGCTTGGCCACCAGCATCGACGCGATGGCGGTGGGCGTCGGCCTGGCCTTCCTCGACGTGAACATCGTCGAGGTCGCGGCGATCATCGGCCTGTGCACGCTGACCATGGTCACCCTGGGCATCATGCTCGGCCGCGCGCTCGGTGCGCTGGCCGGCAAGCGCGCGGAGATCGTCGGCGGCGCGCTGCTGATCGCGATCGGCTGCACCATCCTGTTCGAGCATCTGCATGGTGCAGGTTGA
- the acs gene encoding acetate--CoA ligase, translating to MADLYPVDPQFAARARVDKTQYQTQYKASVEQPEAFWGKVAERLEWFRKPTRIKDVSFALDDFRIRWFDDGELNASVNCLDRQLATRGDKTALLFEPDSPDAPSYRVTYRELYERVCRLGNALRALGVRKGDRVTIYLPMIPDAAVAMLACARIGAIHSVVFGGFAPNSIADRVIDCGSKLIITADEGLRGGKKIPLKANVDAALKLPGTTSVETVLVVRHTGGAVDMQAPRDRWFHDVVDSQPAECEPERMNAEDPLFILYTSGSTGKPKGVLHTTAGYLLYAAYTHETVFDLREDDIYWCTADVGWVTGHSYIVYGPLANGATALMFEGVPNYPSVSRFWEVIDKHQVTIFYTAPTAIRALMREGEAPVKKTSRKSLRLLGSVGEPINPEAWRWYYDVVGDGRCPIVDTWWQTETGGILITPLAGAIDLKPGSATLPFFGVQPALVSADGEILEGATEGNLVLRDSWPGQMRTVYGDHQRFIDTYFRTYPGSYFTGDGCRRDADGYYWITGRVDDVINVSGHRIGTAEVESALVAHPKVAEAAVVGFPHDIKGQGIYAYVTLIAEEQPSEALHKELVAWVRKEIGPIAAPDHLQWAPGLPKTRSGKIMRRILRKIAENAPDQLGDTSTLADPSVVDSLVNERLAR from the coding sequence ATGGCCGATCTCTACCCCGTCGATCCGCAGTTCGCCGCCCGTGCGCGGGTCGACAAGACCCAGTACCAGACCCAGTACAAGGCATCGGTGGAACAGCCGGAAGCGTTCTGGGGCAAGGTGGCCGAGCGCCTGGAGTGGTTCAGGAAGCCGACCCGGATCAAGGACGTCAGCTTCGCCCTGGACGACTTCCGCATCCGCTGGTTCGACGACGGCGAACTCAACGCCAGCGTCAACTGCCTGGACCGGCAACTGGCCACCCGCGGCGACAAGACCGCGCTGCTGTTCGAGCCGGACAGCCCGGACGCGCCGTCCTACCGCGTCACCTATCGCGAACTGTACGAGCGCGTGTGCCGGCTCGGCAACGCGCTGCGCGCGCTGGGCGTGCGCAAGGGCGACCGTGTCACCATCTACCTGCCGATGATCCCCGATGCCGCGGTGGCGATGCTGGCCTGCGCGCGCATCGGCGCGATCCACTCGGTGGTGTTCGGCGGCTTTGCGCCCAACTCGATCGCCGACCGGGTGATCGACTGCGGCAGCAAGCTGATCATCACCGCCGACGAAGGCCTGCGTGGCGGCAAGAAGATCCCGCTCAAGGCCAACGTTGACGCGGCGCTGAAGCTGCCCGGCACCACCAGCGTGGAGACCGTGCTGGTGGTGCGCCACACCGGCGGCGCGGTGGACATGCAGGCCCCGCGCGACCGCTGGTTCCACGATGTGGTCGACAGCCAGCCGGCCGAATGCGAACCCGAGCGCATGAACGCCGAGGATCCGCTGTTCATCCTCTACACCTCCGGTTCCACCGGCAAGCCCAAGGGCGTGCTGCACACCACCGCCGGCTACCTGCTGTACGCCGCCTACACCCACGAGACCGTGTTCGACCTGCGCGAGGACGACATCTACTGGTGCACCGCCGACGTCGGCTGGGTCACCGGCCACAGCTACATCGTCTACGGGCCGCTGGCCAACGGCGCCACCGCGCTGATGTTCGAGGGCGTACCGAACTACCCGAGCGTGTCGCGCTTCTGGGAGGTCATCGACAAGCACCAGGTGACGATCTTCTACACCGCCCCGACCGCAATCCGCGCGTTGATGCGCGAGGGCGAGGCACCGGTGAAGAAGACCTCGCGCAAGAGCCTGCGCCTGCTCGGCAGCGTCGGCGAGCCGATCAATCCCGAAGCCTGGCGCTGGTACTACGACGTGGTCGGCGACGGCCGCTGCCCGATCGTGGACACCTGGTGGCAGACCGAGACCGGCGGCATCCTGATCACCCCGCTGGCCGGCGCCATCGACCTCAAGCCCGGCTCGGCGACGCTGCCGTTCTTCGGCGTGCAGCCGGCGCTGGTCAGCGCCGACGGCGAGATCCTGGAAGGCGCCACCGAGGGCAACCTGGTGCTGCGCGATTCCTGGCCGGGACAGATGCGCACCGTGTACGGCGACCACCAGCGCTTCATCGACACCTATTTCCGCACCTACCCGGGCAGCTACTTCACCGGCGACGGCTGCCGCCGCGATGCCGACGGCTACTACTGGATCACCGGCCGCGTCGACGACGTCATCAACGTCTCCGGCCACCGCATCGGCACCGCCGAGGTGGAGAGCGCGCTGGTCGCCCACCCCAAGGTGGCCGAGGCCGCGGTGGTCGGCTTCCCGCACGATATCAAGGGCCAGGGCATCTACGCCTACGTGACCCTGATCGCCGAGGAACAGCCCAGCGAGGCCCTGCACAAGGAACTGGTGGCCTGGGTGCGCAAGGAGATCGGCCCGATCGCCGCCCCCGACCACCTGCAGTGGGCGCCGGGCCTGCCCAAGACCCGCTCGGGCAAGATCATGCGCCGCATCCTGCGCAAGATCGCCGAGAACGCCCCCGACCAGCTCGGCGACACCTCGACCCTGGCCGATCCATCGGTGGTGGATTCGTTGGTGAACGAACGGTTGGCGCGCTGA